The Argiope bruennichi chromosome 9, qqArgBrue1.1, whole genome shotgun sequence nucleotide sequence actttggaaattaattaggattaaattaaattttacatatacataaatatatatatatatatacaatcatttttttaaaaatgtgtgcatGTTTTATGAGTCATCAGctcaaaggaaaaaataaacaattacattatgactttttttgaaatcaaatttttaataagatttttacatAAGTAGTTCGTTAATTAGCTTTTTCTCCTTCTTTTACTGCTAATAATCAGCAactatatattagaaatttggtGAAAGGGGGAAAATCCTCTATATTTTGGTTTGTGTTCTCTTCTTCAAATTGATGATTCAAATGTGAATTCTGCTGTTTTGTTGCggatgtataattttatattctaagtactgtatattgtttattaaaattactgctttattgaaattactttagattattattatttctccacAGCTGAAAAGCATGTATATCCCTTTctaacatttctgaaattacaatttaaattgtaTGACAAAAAAAACTGCAGACTGTTATTGCACAATTGTAAAAGAAagcaatcaaaattatatgaaaattcagtctattctaaagatttttctttttatgaagaaatgtatacttttttcaCTACATTTTTACTAAAGATTAAAAACACTAAAAGAGAAATTGCATTTGATTACAgatgtatttatttcttaaatataaaattaaataaactggtTATTATGGTgtatatataatgaaaacaattcataGCACTAACAAATTACTTCTAATCCTATTATTAAAatctcaataaaagaaaaatttaactttaaaatttaattaactctaTTGGAAGACCCACTTTATTGCTTTAAGGATAGTAGAATGCATTCTTTATGCCaatacttaattttcaattatttaataattagaataaatggAGATTTCGCATCAATACTTACATTTCAACCCCCAAACTGCTCCGGCCAGTGCACCTCCAATGAAATGGTTGACAGTATCGTCCTTCTTCCTCATCTGTCCAAGGATACATATCGAGGAACCAAAGACAAATCCCATGCCagctgaaaaacacattttacatCATTTCTAAAACAGAATATAAGATTACTTTCATTTAAGTTCTTTCATGcttataacatgaaatttttcactcattttttaatgttagtttagaaattttgtttaattgtatATCACGGataacaatacaatattttaatctaCTCGTAACTTAATTATTAGTAcattattaatttccattaaattttgatttttacaagaaaacaatactttgaaccaaatctgaaaaaaaaaataattacaagattAAGACATTCAAATTACAATTcaataactaaaatgaaaaatctaacaAACATTATGCATGGAAATTATAGAAatcattaatgtaataataaataaagttttttcagCACTCGCATGTTAAAATCTGAGGCCATTTACAATATACTGTTAATTTGGCTACAGTTCATAATGTTTCTAACAACTAGTACCAATACCTTAGCTTGGTGAAGACTACTATCAATCAACAGAAAAGTACCAGTATAATcaatatttactacaaaaaaaaatgtgtgatgcttcttaataatcaaaaataataagcacaaatataaataggaatatataatagaatacaatataaaaatcatCAGCAAGAAATGACTTGTGGGAGGAAAATATATTCAGCATTCTACgtgacacatttaaaattaaattttattcaaatagtaatttaaaaacatgagTAGAACATATATGTTTTCCATTAGACatcaaaagattaaatatgtGCTTATATATACAtagtttaaaagttattaaaatagttattttgcatcaagaaatgcaaactaaatttttaattcattttcctaatataaaatcaatgataaaattttcaacagacaaatttaataaaaaaaatcaagtttatatatttttgaaaacaaagagctggatattttaaattataatataagtaATATGCATGCAATTCATATTGAAAATTCTTACCAAATGGAAATGTAAAATGCCCAAATCTGGCGACTGTACTGTAAAATGTTGTTGGTCTGGAAACTAGAGCCatttcatatattgaaaatatagcccctaaatgaagaaaaataaactttataaacatacaacataaaaatgaaatctagtaCATCAagcaattttactttaattataattataaattaatttaaaagcaaataaaaaaccTATGACTGTATAATAATGAATGCATTCAAGAAATTGCTTCTACAGTGGGACCAACATATTACtgaattttgatagatatacaaATTAAATCCATATTGTCAAATTTTCAACAGCAACATATTTGAAATTCCATATTCTGAAGGAAAATTCCAGGTGTACTGTTTCAGAACCTTGTGACTGTCCTGTTCATTATGATTGCCCATTTATCAAATTACCCACTTGTGATTTCTTGAATTTGAGCAGCTTTGGCATATAAGATGAAATGATGGAAAATTcaagtaatttaatattctaaatataggcataaaaatattataaaagtgtattagcattaaatatatttcatgattcagTTAATATTCTACAGGACTTTTagttacaacaacaacaaaaaaaaaaaaaaaaaaaaaaaaaaaaaaaatgcaaataggagagaaaaataacaaattttaagagcagttatttcttttaatatatgaaattaattaaaaagaaaaaacagcaaTATTTAAAGGTGGACAATctaattcatcaatatttatattcttaatgaagTTTCTGTTCAATGGTCTATTCTGAAGTACCAGCAAATACAATTACTGATATTAGAGACTTACTGATCGATGGCATTATCAACTGCTTCATTACAATCTATCTCTTCTGAACTATCTATAGCTCAtttgtaaaatagttttgaatttcaaattttatgacattaataaaaaaaaatatttcaagaacgTTATATCTTCATTTTACTAATGCATCTGTATCTTAGCTAATCCTTTTACTAATGCATCTGTATTAGCTAATCCTTCaatctttaacatttttgaacattttttgagCTACAATCTTCGATAATTACAGTATTTTAAACAGCCAACATCTGAACATTAATTAACAAAGTTCAATGCTTtggataatttttatcaataatttctttaaacaaatttaatcaaaGTTCTTATTCATTCGTATTCCTTATAAGAATCTTTTGTATCACTCAATCCTAGTTATAGAGTTTAAAAAgcatcatcattttaaaatagtaaacattatcataattcaacaacaaaaagaaaaactcattttaagcagtttcttatattgtttttcaaataaataaagattaatgatAGCAGTTAAATCATGAAATATCACATCATATTCAAACGAAATTTGAAAAGACTGGTTTTATTAATATTCGAAAATTCTTCCTATTTACAACAACATGAAAAGACGagtaaatatctgaaataaactGAGCATGTGAAAAATCTGACGTCAAATTaacagaatattcaaaaataatcgtttgcaaaaatcaataaataaataaatgttctatCTTCGATTGTAATCGGTTTTATTTACCTCCAATAGCTCCATACTTCGTGTAGTAATAAGTTTTTGGTAAGCAATCTTGGCCATCAGGGGTGGcgaaaaaatcataataatggaCATAGTCTTTAAATTTCTTGGTATGAATAACCATTGTAAAATATTTCGGCTTTCAAACAGTTATtagttcataataaaattaataaactatgaAACAAACTGCCTCAAGGGCAATGTTTTGCACAGTTTAGTTTCGAGTTGccaaattttaaacaacaaatcaAAGTTCTAGATAAATTTATCGTCTATGTATcttgctaattttatttaatcatcagCTCGACTgccatatttaaatattcaaattaagtttCTGAAtcattttctgatttaataataaactttaaaagtttttaaatatctttcatatcatTGAGAAATTAAGAAGGATATATTGGCAACAATGCTTATGTTTCGTTTTGAAGTggtatattgttttttaaaaatgtttgtctttTCTTCCGTTTCAAATTAGGATAATTTTGTATGAGAATGATTTTTAGTTGTGCATTTCAATAAGGATTAAGTGGTATAATAGCGCATCAACGTAAAggtatataatttacaaaatttttttgctttactatttttatttggataatatttatttctcggCATTAATTGGGCCGTTctcataaacaaaataatttacattctcGTATTGTTTTATTCATTGATAGCTATAGAGTATCAAAAGTCTATACTtccgttattattttttatcacaaaaagaattattgtgcatttctcattaaaatgctattatattttattggaaaaaattttattaaaaaatcagagtcaaatatttaattgcattaatttgtaattttaaaacaggttaaactttaaattttattagtaaggtaatttattaattgtaataatatctaatgtatatgtatatcttttattttgcatgaaagaaaggcactaataatattttttgagaagtGGTAATGTTTTCTAAACATCGTTCGACATTTGAtatcttcttttatatattagCTCTTCTTtataggcatatatatatatttaatctatgGTTctcgtgtatttttttttcagctaataataataaaagcaagcGGAAATTTGTATGATTGAAGTTCTTGTCAATATGATAAGAAAGGACTCTTCCTAATTACCGATTATACATTCcttaaaagaggaaaatattttgaaagcttcAATAACTCTTGAGTTTCTGTAGATATCAAAAGTAAAacattatcaaatgaaaaaaagtaacttatccattattaatattgaaaataaatctaaaataattttgcatgagaaaatcatattatttactttttttaattgttttaattatcatatttcctttttaaataattgaaaattcttaaaaacagaGGAATTTTGCTGaacatgttttaaatatattagaaacttATTACAATAATAAGAGAGAACAGTTTATCATACTATTTGATTCTTGTGTATTTATTGCATGCCAATGATTTGTCCCTAAAGATCTTATGTTAATAGActctttcataattaatatttgccagtggcatgcagttaatacaaaaATACCCACTCTTTTTATTTTAGGTCAATAAATCTAAAGTGTatatcatctttttttatataaaaaaaaactttcataatttcaaatatcaaggaattttaatatataatgcatattttttttattatttgacaatTATTGTACATTTTACTTTTTCCATTACGTTATCCcctctatattcttttctatatttctataggCAGCATAAAAATTGCCTACTATGTAATTTTAGTgaacacattttattattattattattattatttatttgattcaataattttctttactctATTTAACCATTCCTTTATGAATCTTACAGATATTTTACCTATAAATGATTAAGATTTGCCCCCACTGAAACTAAAtactctaataattttttttataattttactctcCCGACCTGTCAGTTACCCTGTGTATGATGGGTGTATgctgaagaaaataataatagtaattccATATACAATTGATGGAAGTTTTAATCTATCttataatggaaaaatttaaaaattgtttttatttgtgcattatttttacgtatattttaatctataagtaatttttacgtatgaaagtttaatatttaagaaagaattagACCTactattaatgtttaaattcataCTTATTGAAAAACAGTGCAGTATTATGTGAAAAGTGAATGTCCAATTCTGTGTATATACAAAGGAAacacaggaattttttttttttccagatttgagtggcaacaaCTCTGTTAGTGGTAATTAtgctatttcataaaattaatcgaaagatccttattttaattttttcttctttgtcaTGTTTCAGATCATGGGCAAGATACTATCCAAAATATTTGGTAACAAAGAAATGAGAATATTAATGCTTGGTTTAGATGCTGCAGGAAAAACAAgtatcctttttattaaaaacattttatttttattgcattttttaatgtaaacaaatcgttaattttttctattaatatataggAGAATGCCTGAAatcatttaattctattaatcatataaagtagtactttttaaaaatgcttttctccTTTAAACTAACTTCTCCCTAATGTTTGCAAAAATCATTCCCCACCCCCAAGATATAGTTCTAAAATTATGTTgtgttattttgtaaaataatatatttcctgttttcaaaattatttatatagtattttgataACTACATAATA carries:
- the LOC129984495 gene encoding NADH dehydrogenase [ubiquinone] 1 alpha subcomplex subunit 11-like → MVIHTKKFKDYVHYYDFFATPDGQDCLPKTYYYTKYGAIGGAIFSIYEMALVSRPTTFYSTVARFGHFTFPFAGMGFVFGSSICILGQMRKKDDTVNHFIGGALAGAVWGLKYNRIQTGHVMGLFVGFMAAYFKYFHVHNIPLFNMRGPETIRSDPRYDFTIKVYDDPGRPIEA